From the genome of Halobellus litoreus, one region includes:
- a CDS encoding Rossmann-like domain-containing protein, with protein sequence MSDFLATARDRLRPHVTDATRVDRITVGDAAVLVELIDGESSTAGLAHRPSGESLSTAESMPTADRSVESLLSAATAQEAGESTADRGRRALAIATMNALSAPLVDWRPGDPMALLSDDVERIATVGLFTPAFRKFDGVEVRVIERERIEEVPDPDGVRVRAFTPDEAAAAMNDADVVFVTGSAFIYGGVEAYLDAAPASATVVVIGATASFLPDPLFEAGVDVVAGATVTDADGVSAALRQGACGTDLHDAGLRKVYTARATPSGIRIDATDAAEDLTT encoded by the coding sequence GTGAGCGACTTCCTCGCGACGGCTCGCGATCGTCTCCGACCCCACGTCACGGACGCGACGAGAGTCGATCGGATCACCGTCGGCGACGCGGCGGTCCTCGTCGAACTGATCGACGGGGAGTCGTCGACGGCCGGCCTGGCGCATCGGCCGTCGGGCGAATCGCTCTCGACGGCCGAGTCGATGCCGACGGCCGATCGGAGCGTCGAGTCGTTGTTGTCGGCGGCGACGGCGCAGGAAGCCGGTGAATCGACCGCCGATCGCGGGCGACGGGCGCTCGCGATCGCGACGATGAACGCGCTGTCGGCACCGCTCGTCGACTGGCGGCCGGGCGACCCGATGGCGTTGCTGTCGGACGACGTCGAACGAATCGCGACCGTCGGGCTGTTCACCCCCGCGTTTCGGAAGTTCGACGGCGTCGAGGTCCGCGTGATCGAACGCGAGCGGATCGAGGAGGTCCCGGACCCCGACGGCGTCCGCGTCCGGGCGTTCACCCCCGACGAGGCCGCCGCCGCGATGAACGACGCGGACGTCGTCTTCGTGACCGGGTCGGCGTTCATCTACGGCGGCGTCGAGGCGTACCTCGACGCGGCACCGGCCTCGGCGACGGTCGTGGTGATCGGCGCGACGGCATCGTTCCTCCCCGACCCGCTGTTCGAGGCGGGCGTCGACGTCGTCGCTGGCGCCACGGTGACCGACGCCGACGGAGTCAGTGCGGCACTACGGCAGGGGGCCTGCGGCACCGACCTGCACGACGCGGGGCTGCGAAAGGTGTATACCGCCCGAGCGACGCCGTCGGGGATTCGAATCGACGCGACCGACGCAGCCGAGGATCTTACTACATAA
- a CDS encoding 2-hydroxyacid dehydrogenase, with product MTEQPTVYVTRAIPAAGLDQLRDRYDVVVRDETLPPSKDHIVSRLEELDAEGLVCLLSEDVDATVLDASPDLSVVSTFSVGYDHIDLTAAAERGIAVGHTPGVLTETTADLAWALLLTCARRTVEGHAHVAADEWETWGPTLLTGPDVHDATLGIVGLGKIGTATAKRAAGFEMDVLYSGPSRKPAREDELASFGVEATYVERQQLLAESDFVSLHVPLTEATEGLIGEAELGRMAEDAILLNTSRGEVVDTDALDEALDRGEIARAGLDVTDPEPLPADHPLFRHAPERLVVTPHIGSASTGTRNRMAEMVAACTEAGIEGEPLPHSALRDAGVE from the coding sequence ATGACGGAACAGCCGACCGTCTACGTGACCCGGGCGATTCCCGCAGCCGGCCTCGATCAGCTCCGAGACCGATACGACGTCGTCGTCCGGGACGAGACGCTCCCGCCGTCGAAAGACCACATCGTCTCGCGGCTCGAAGAACTGGACGCGGAGGGACTCGTCTGCCTGCTCTCCGAGGACGTCGACGCGACGGTACTGGACGCCTCACCCGACCTCTCGGTGGTCAGCACCTTCTCCGTCGGCTACGACCATATCGACCTGACTGCGGCGGCCGAGCGCGGTATCGCCGTCGGACACACGCCGGGGGTACTCACGGAAACGACTGCAGATCTCGCGTGGGCGCTGTTGCTGACCTGCGCGCGCCGGACTGTGGAGGGCCACGCCCACGTGGCCGCCGACGAGTGGGAGACGTGGGGGCCGACGCTTCTCACGGGTCCGGACGTCCACGACGCGACGCTCGGCATCGTCGGCCTCGGCAAGATCGGGACCGCGACGGCCAAACGGGCCGCGGGATTCGAGATGGACGTGCTCTACAGCGGCCCCTCTCGGAAGCCGGCCCGTGAGGACGAACTCGCATCGTTCGGCGTCGAAGCGACCTACGTGGAGCGGCAGCAACTGCTCGCCGAGAGCGACTTCGTCTCGCTACACGTGCCGTTGACGGAGGCGACCGAGGGACTCATCGGCGAGGCGGAACTCGGACGGATGGCCGAAGACGCGATCCTACTCAACACGAGTCGCGGCGAGGTCGTCGACACCGACGCGCTCGACGAGGCGCTCGACCGGGGCGAGATCGCCCGCGCCGGACTCGACGTCACCGACCCCGAGCCCCTGCCGGCGGACCATCCTCTGTTCCGACACGCGCCGGAGCGACTGGTCGTCACCCCGCACATCGGGAGCGCCAGCACCGGAACCCGAAACCGGATGGCCGAGATGGTGGCCGCCTGTACCGAAGCCGGGATCGAGGGCGAGCCGCTGCCGCACTCGGCGCTTCGCGACGCCGGAGTGGAGTGA
- a CDS encoding AAA family ATPase yields the protein MTRTAFASLSTSDLEDRFRAEAYVADDRTVTTVHLALTLGRPLLVEGPPGSGKTELGKVLASAFDTELIRLQCYEGLTAENALYEWNYTKQLLAVQADEGTVAGDSAAAGTVDSASSGSASEEVAKRRSVFDEEYLLERPLLRALTAGDAPPVLLVDEIDRADEEFEAFLLELLSDFQVSIPEFGTVSADQPPIVVLTSNRTRGLSDALKRRCLYLHVEPPDFEDEYEIVRRKVPELDAAVAAEVCAVVSRLREEAFLKRPGVAETLDWARAVAQLRRDEEDRPLSTGEIERTLGCLLKEAEDFDRIDTALLEQLQAAAAAAEDRIEA from the coding sequence GTGACCCGCACCGCGTTCGCGTCGCTGTCGACGTCGGATCTCGAAGACCGCTTCCGAGCCGAGGCCTACGTCGCGGACGACCGGACGGTCACGACCGTTCACCTCGCGCTGACGCTCGGCAGACCGCTGCTCGTCGAGGGGCCGCCGGGGAGCGGCAAGACCGAACTCGGGAAAGTCCTCGCGAGCGCGTTCGACACGGAGCTCATCCGACTGCAGTGCTACGAGGGGCTGACCGCCGAGAACGCGCTCTACGAGTGGAACTACACGAAGCAGTTGCTCGCGGTGCAGGCCGACGAGGGGACGGTCGCGGGCGATTCGGCGGCCGCCGGAACGGTCGACTCAGCAAGCAGCGGTTCCGCGTCGGAGGAGGTGGCGAAGCGTCGCTCGGTCTTCGACGAGGAGTACCTGCTCGAACGGCCCCTGCTCCGTGCGCTCACCGCCGGCGACGCCCCTCCCGTGCTGCTCGTCGACGAGATCGACCGCGCGGACGAGGAGTTCGAGGCGTTCCTGCTCGAACTGCTCTCGGACTTTCAGGTCTCGATTCCGGAGTTCGGGACCGTCTCGGCCGACCAGCCACCGATCGTCGTGCTCACGTCGAACCGCACGCGGGGGCTGTCGGACGCGCTGAAGCGTCGGTGTCTGTACCTCCACGTCGAACCCCCCGACTTCGAGGACGAGTACGAGATCGTTCGGCGGAAGGTCCCGGAACTCGACGCGGCCGTCGCCGCGGAGGTGTGTGCGGTCGTCAGCCGTCTCAGGGAGGAGGCGTTCCTCAAACGCCCCGGCGTCGCCGAGACGCTCGATTGGGCCCGGGCCGTGGCGCAACTGCGACGCGACGAGGAGGACCGACCGCTCTCGACGGGCGAAATCGAGCGAACGCTCGGCTGTCTGCTCAAGGAGGCCGAGGACTTCGACCGGATCGACACCGCGTTGCTCGAACAGCTACAGGCGGCCGCAGCGGCCGCCGAGGACCGCATCGAAGCCTGA
- a CDS encoding VWA domain-containing protein, producing MNANAGDPAEPAAAEESDASEGTAATASDGGVPADATSEGVPDFRAARRHVLIELVRLAAKLRRENVSVPPSDTLAAARALSVVGLGDRDRVEDALRATFLSDPADADAFESAFPTFWHRLRSGLSAVATDHDGPTAGDDEANEVGESADATDPETDGAEPGVLEDAEPPDVDDTDGGGGAVEVRIPTERRHATGDRPESTGESDARRYSAVGGRERVDVDAARLTPAETVAIDRFVDALSTVPGRRRQPSSTGDRVEARRALRASLATGGAPMELPASRPRPSELRCCLLVDVSGSVLDTVDRSVLLAFADRLHDSARDAGVFLFDTDLVDVTEQFERGDGDPAAALKEAEVEWGGGTKIGEAFATLRREHPYAVDRRTVVVVVSDGLDVGDPDVLADGVTWLADRGGALVWLNPLAVSPAFEPRSRGMSTSVPYVDALFGFADPGDLAEAARQIEQRGLGGTVGYEYDSRRAEKSGADTGGDPS from the coding sequence ATGAACGCGAACGCAGGGGACCCGGCGGAGCCGGCCGCGGCCGAGGAGTCGGACGCGAGCGAGGGGACGGCCGCGACGGCGTCCGACGGGGGCGTCCCGGCCGACGCGACGTCCGAGGGCGTCCCGGACTTCCGGGCGGCGCGGCGACACGTCCTGATCGAACTGGTCAGACTCGCCGCGAAGCTCCGGAGGGAGAACGTCTCCGTGCCCCCCAGCGACACGCTGGCGGCCGCGCGGGCGCTCTCGGTCGTCGGCCTCGGCGACCGCGACCGCGTCGAGGACGCGCTCCGGGCGACCTTCCTCTCCGATCCGGCCGACGCCGACGCCTTCGAGTCCGCGTTCCCGACCTTCTGGCACCGGCTTCGGTCCGGGTTGAGCGCCGTCGCGACCGACCACGACGGGCCGACGGCCGGCGACGACGAGGCCAACGAGGTCGGTGAGTCGGCGGACGCCACCGACCCCGAGACCGACGGCGCGGAACCCGGCGTGTTGGAGGACGCGGAACCGCCGGACGTCGACGACACCGACGGCGGCGGCGGGGCAGTCGAGGTCCGGATCCCGACGGAGCGCCGGCACGCGACGGGCGACAGGCCGGAGTCGACCGGCGAGAGCGACGCGCGCCGATACAGCGCCGTCGGCGGGCGCGAGCGCGTCGACGTCGACGCGGCGCGGTTGACGCCGGCCGAGACGGTCGCCATCGACCGCTTCGTCGACGCGCTATCGACGGTTCCGGGCCGTCGCCGCCAGCCGTCTTCGACCGGCGACCGGGTGGAGGCCAGACGGGCGCTGCGCGCGAGTCTGGCGACCGGCGGCGCGCCGATGGAACTGCCCGCCTCCCGACCCAGGCCGAGCGAGCTGCGGTGCTGTCTCCTGGTCGACGTGAGCGGCTCCGTCCTCGATACCGTCGACCGGAGCGTGCTCCTGGCGTTCGCCGACCGGTTGCACGACAGCGCCCGCGACGCCGGCGTGTTCCTCTTCGACACGGACCTCGTCGACGTCACCGAGCAGTTCGAACGCGGCGACGGCGACCCGGCGGCGGCGCTGAAAGAGGCAGAGGTCGAGTGGGGCGGCGGGACGAAGATCGGCGAGGCGTTCGCGACGCTCCGCCGCGAGCACCCCTACGCCGTCGACCGCCGGACCGTCGTCGTGGTCGTCAGCGACGGCCTCGACGTCGGGGACCCGGACGTGCTGGCCGACGGCGTCACCTGGCTCGCGGATCGCGGGGGCGCGCTCGTCTGGCTCAATCCGCTGGCCGTCTCGCCGGCGTTCGAACCGCGATCCCGCGGGATGTCGACGAGCGTACCGTACGTCGACGCCCTGTTCGGGTTCGCCGATCCGGGGGACCTCGCGGAGGCGGCGCGACAGATCGAACAGCGTGGGCTCGGCGGAACGGTCGGGTACGAGTACGATTCCCGTCGCGCCGAGAAGTCCGGGGCCGACACCGGAGGTGACCCGTCGTGA
- a CDS encoding glycerate kinase type-2 family protein, protein MIDRTRGRTDDALHELALDAVEAGIRAAHPTEVLRRALSLDGETLCVHESRYDLNDYDSVVVLGGGNAAGQVAGVLSELLGDRLSGGVVVTDDPVPAGPVDSVTGTHPVPSEANVAGAERVVAAAREADERTLALVAITGGGSALLAAPAEGIPLADLRDLTEGLLRSGAPIDQINAVRKHVSSIKGGLLARELAPATTVGLIFSDVSGGDVSVVASGPLSPDPTTYADALDVLAEYEIDAPETVVRRLERGAAGDLDDTPGEADPAFDTVSTHVVADNFTAIAAAREVCADAGFEPLVLSSSVRGEAREAALTHVAVAEESRATGNPVSPPAAVLSGGETTVTIRGDGTGGPNQEFTLSAATELPEGTVLCAVDTDGIDGPTDAAGALVDAATVDDLREARAKLKENDVYDYLDERDALVFTGQTGTNVNDLRLLLVPE, encoded by the coding sequence ATGATCGACCGAACGAGGGGGCGAACGGACGATGCTCTCCACGAACTGGCGCTGGATGCGGTCGAGGCGGGGATTCGCGCCGCGCACCCGACCGAGGTACTGCGGAGAGCGCTCTCGCTGGACGGCGAAACGCTGTGCGTCCACGAGTCGCGATACGACCTGAACGACTACGATTCGGTGGTCGTTCTCGGCGGCGGCAACGCCGCGGGCCAGGTCGCGGGCGTCCTCTCTGAGCTACTCGGCGACCGGCTCTCCGGCGGCGTCGTCGTGACGGACGATCCGGTCCCGGCGGGTCCGGTAGACTCGGTCACCGGGACGCATCCGGTCCCGAGCGAGGCCAACGTCGCGGGAGCGGAACGCGTCGTAGCGGCCGCACGAGAAGCCGACGAGCGGACGCTCGCACTGGTCGCGATCACCGGCGGCGGGAGTGCACTGCTGGCCGCCCCGGCGGAGGGAATCCCGCTCGCGGATCTCCGCGACCTGACCGAGGGGCTGCTCCGGTCGGGCGCCCCGATCGATCAGATCAACGCCGTTCGAAAGCACGTCTCGTCGATCAAGGGGGGACTGCTCGCTCGCGAACTCGCGCCCGCGACGACAGTCGGATTGATATTCAGCGACGTCAGCGGCGGCGACGTCTCGGTCGTCGCGAGCGGGCCGCTCTCACCGGATCCGACGACGTACGCCGACGCCCTCGACGTCCTCGCGGAGTACGAGATCGACGCCCCCGAGACGGTCGTTCGCCGCCTCGAACGCGGCGCGGCGGGCGACCTCGACGACACACCAGGCGAGGCCGATCCGGCCTTCGACACCGTCTCCACGCACGTCGTCGCCGACAACTTCACCGCGATCGCGGCCGCGCGGGAAGTCTGCGCCGACGCCGGATTCGAACCGCTCGTCCTCTCCTCCTCGGTTCGCGGGGAGGCCCGGGAGGCTGCACTCACGCACGTCGCGGTCGCCGAGGAGAGCCGCGCCACGGGAAATCCCGTCTCACCGCCCGCTGCGGTTCTTTCCGGCGGCGAGACGACGGTCACGATCCGCGGCGACGGTACCGGGGGTCCGAACCAGGAGTTTACCCTGAGCGCGGCGACCGAACTCCCCGAGGGAACCGTCCTCTGCGCCGTCGACACTGACGGGATCGACGGCCCCACCGACGCCGCCGGCGCGTTGGTCGACGCCGCGACCGTCGACGACCTCCGGGAGGCGCGCGCGAAATTAAAAGAAAACGATGTCTACGACTACCTCGACGAGCGCGACGCGCTCGTGTTCACCGGACAGACGGGTACGAACGTCAACGATCTCCGTCTCTTGCTCGTGCCCGAGTGA
- a CDS encoding phosphoadenosine phosphosulfate reductase family protein translates to MSDEFPDYLDVDYTDGEGETPADYPTIQDKIEKAIEVTKRGLEQYRNPAVMWTGGKDSTLTLYFIKEVAEKYDLETPPAVFIDHYQHFDEIHDFVDHWAEKWDLEVIYARNEDVGAYVEEHDLEPGDDISVSELSEHNQHHIRDLLEYEEDTFPFLLDTYVGNHLLKTVALNDALEEYDVDGVISGVRWDEQEARADETFFSPRHDPDIYPPHDRIQPILQFDEASVWEAFWNFVVPDTVEGYPEDGYVPTSADDLPNGLTMADIPVSPKYFAGFRSLGSEVSTDKTTEEPAWLQDMANTTERAGRAQDKEDLMERLRDLGYM, encoded by the coding sequence ATGTCAGACGAGTTCCCCGACTACCTCGACGTCGACTACACCGACGGCGAGGGCGAGACGCCCGCGGACTACCCGACGATCCAGGACAAGATCGAGAAGGCCATCGAGGTCACGAAGCGCGGCCTCGAACAGTACCGTAATCCGGCAGTGATGTGGACCGGCGGCAAGGACTCGACGCTCACGCTGTACTTCATCAAGGAGGTCGCCGAGAAGTACGACCTCGAGACCCCGCCCGCGGTCTTCATCGACCACTACCAGCACTTCGACGAGATCCACGACTTCGTCGACCACTGGGCCGAGAAGTGGGACCTCGAGGTCATCTACGCCCGCAACGAGGACGTCGGTGCGTACGTCGAGGAACACGACCTCGAACCCGGCGACGACATCTCCGTCTCGGAACTCTCCGAGCACAACCAGCACCACATCCGAGACCTGCTGGAGTACGAGGAGGACACCTTCCCGTTCCTGCTCGACACCTACGTCGGCAACCACCTCCTGAAGACGGTCGCGCTCAACGACGCCCTCGAAGAGTACGACGTCGACGGCGTCATCTCGGGCGTCCGCTGGGACGAACAGGAGGCCCGCGCCGACGAGACGTTCTTCTCGCCGCGGCACGACCCCGACATCTATCCGCCGCACGACCGCATTCAGCCCATCCTCCAGTTCGACGAGGCCTCCGTCTGGGAGGCGTTCTGGAACTTCGTGGTCCCGGACACCGTCGAGGGTTACCCCGAGGACGGCTACGTCCCGACGAGCGCCGACGACCTGCCGAACGGACTCACGATGGCGGACATCCCGGTGTCGCCGAAGTACTTCGCGGGCTTCCGCTCGCTCGGCAGCGAGGTCTCGACCGACAAGACCACCGAGGAACCCGCCTGGCTACAGGACATGGCGAACACGACCGAGCGCGCGGGCCGCGCCCAGGACAAAGAGGACCTGATGGAGCGCCTGCGCGACCTCGGCTATATGTAA
- a CDS encoding XdhC family protein, with protein sequence MTQSNWSVPETEVVQQIRDRLDGDRTDVLATIVDVEGNAYRRPGAKMLLDEGGSGVGSITAGCLEDELLAVGDRVRETGETELVTYDLMNDDDEDVWGLGVGCNGVIEVLLEPLTETYRPAVEAFFGGRDVAVVTVLDGGERFERGDRVYYYPDEGTLESPDGSEATGWPVDALSGPAAELAARGKAGTVSLPDGADELTVFVDGLAAPDELVVFGTGHDVRPVTELASKNDFRVTVVGFRGAVDLDERFPDADRTVTTSPATVGDDLDLDERTYAVVMTHNFVDDQLTVESLLDAGVPYVGVMGPRERFDRMLDAFEDDGRRFGEETLSSVYTPVGLDLGGGSPFQIAHSIVAEVLAVSNERTPRHLKRREGPIHERVDVESDADAPAQ encoded by the coding sequence ATGACACAGAGCAACTGGAGCGTTCCCGAGACGGAAGTCGTACAGCAGATCCGTGACCGACTCGACGGTGATCGAACCGACGTCCTGGCGACGATCGTCGACGTGGAAGGGAACGCCTACCGTCGACCGGGGGCGAAGATGCTCCTCGACGAGGGCGGGTCGGGCGTCGGCAGCATCACCGCCGGCTGCCTCGAAGACGAACTGCTCGCGGTCGGGGATCGCGTGCGGGAGACCGGGGAGACCGAACTGGTCACGTACGACCTGATGAACGACGACGACGAGGACGTGTGGGGGCTCGGCGTCGGCTGCAACGGCGTCATCGAGGTCCTGCTCGAACCCCTGACTGAGACCTACCGCCCCGCGGTCGAGGCGTTCTTCGGCGGGCGCGACGTGGCCGTCGTCACCGTCCTCGACGGCGGCGAACGGTTCGAGCGGGGCGACCGCGTCTACTACTACCCGGACGAGGGTACCCTTGAGTCCCCCGACGGATCGGAAGCGACCGGCTGGCCGGTCGACGCGCTGTCGGGTCCGGCGGCCGAACTCGCCGCCCGGGGGAAGGCGGGGACCGTTTCCCTCCCGGACGGCGCGGACGAGCTGACGGTGTTCGTCGACGGACTCGCCGCGCCGGACGAGTTGGTCGTCTTCGGCACGGGCCACGACGTGCGGCCGGTCACGGAGTTGGCGTCGAAGAACGACTTCCGCGTGACCGTCGTGGGGTTCCGCGGCGCGGTCGACCTCGACGAGCGGTTCCCCGACGCCGACCGGACCGTGACCACGTCGCCGGCCACCGTCGGTGACGACCTCGACCTCGACGAGCGGACGTACGCGGTCGTGATGACGCACAACTTCGTCGACGATCAGTTGACCGTCGAATCCCTGCTGGACGCCGGCGTTCCCTACGTCGGGGTGATGGGACCCCGCGAGCGGTTCGATCGGATGCTCGATGCCTTCGAGGACGACGGCCGGCGCTTCGGAGAAGAGACGCTGTCGTCGGTGTACACGCCGGTCGGTCTCGACCTCGGGGGCGGGTCGCCGTTCCAGATCGCCCACAGCATCGTCGCCGAGGTGCTCGCGGTCTCGAACGAGCGGACGCCGCGGCACCTCAAGCGCCGCGAGGGTCCGATTCACGAGCGGGTCGACGTCGAATCCGACGCCGACGCGCCGGCGCAGTAG